A stretch of DNA from Sugiyamaella lignohabitans strain CBS 10342 chromosome B, complete sequence:
CCACTTGCTCGTGTTTTGAAGTTTATATCACTCACCAGGAGCTGGATTGCCTTGCACAGGATATATTCAAGTGGGCAATCATCCCTGTCTAGTAGATTGAAGCCCGCCATCTTATGTGAGATATGTCACTGTAGTAATAGGTGTAAAATGTCGACGACCGTCGTTAAATTGATTGTACTGTCGCGCCATTCTCCAGTATGGATGCTAGTGGGAGAATTGATGACCGatcaaaaaccaaaatgtgatttaaatatatattcgTCAAATATTATACTAGTAGATAAATACTTTTAAAGGGCGCTATCAGCGTCCAGTGGAGAAAGAACGCCATGAGCAGTACTTTTAAGATTATTTTCCAATTGAATCTGCGCATTCCACTCCTCAGTCACCATACTCTCATAATCTTCCAGTCCTGATTGTACATACAGTTTGAAAGAAACAATATAAGTGATCAACTGATTAAGATCGTTGTTCATTTTTGCTCGGGAAGTCAAAACagcatttttcactttgtCATGCTCAATTGCTATATCATGGCATTTTTGCTCCACTTGCAATAATTCCTGCTGAGTGGCTGACTTCATACTGTGTATATCTCGTTCCAATTGCTCAATTTTTGCATTCGAAGTGGTGGCTTCGGAATTCATCGTTTCATATATCTCGTTATACGTGATATTATTGGCATTTAATTTTGCCTCCAATGTCTCTACTTGATCACGTTTCTCATTGAGCCCTTCCGACGTACGATCGAGCTGTTCTTGCAACCTAATGGACTCATCGTGAGACTGGTGAATACGCTCGCTAATTTCTTGGCGATATCGTTGAAGCATGGGCCGGATGGAGTTGCGTAGATCAATACCCTGTAGGACCTGGTCCACCCGCTTACCAAGGTTCTCATCTGCAAATGCTGTATCGAATAAGGTAGAAGGAATCTGAAAGCCACTATCATCAATGCCTACTTTATAAAGATCCTTGTGATATTTCTGAAGCTGCGTTTCCATTTCATCAAAAGCATTTTGAGTTAGAAGTTCCGATTCATTCATTTGCTTAGTCATTTCCTCTTGTCTAGATTCTAACTGTTCCAGTGATTTGATGAGCTTCTCTCGCTCAGCATTCATGCGGTCTATATCATTGGGAGTCAAACCTTGAGCAGCGATTTGATCTTGTAGCGAggctttttcttcttgtatGACTCGCAATTCCTTACCTGCATTTTCAAGTTCGAGGGTCAACCTGTCAATTATAGCAGTCCATTTAGCTTTACGTGTTTCCATAGCATCAATATAATCTTTGAACTTGACAAGATCGCTCTCAAGTGCTTgtccttttttttccaaagATTCAAAATTATCAGCTTCTTTACGCAGATCTTGATATCGCTTACGAATCAGCTCAATTTCCTCCTCTGCTTCCTGAATGCTGGCCTGGACTGATTCAGAGAATTGTGTGATTTCCtgctccacctccacccGATACTCAGAGAAATCCATCTCATTATCCAGCTTTGAGCGGTAAGACTTAGCAGCATACCGGTCCAAAATCTGACTTAATACTCCCTCGTCGGAACTTTGGGCATTCTCAGTCTCCCAGTCGTAGTTCTCCATAGTGATATTTAGCTGAACCATCCAGTGGAGCATAGCCATAAAAGTTGGCCAATTTTgaccaccaacagcagcaatttGAGATTTGTTTATCGATTCTAAGTATGGGTATTGTATGGTTCTCAATAAATAGTACACTTCCGTGTCAATGGCCTTCGTGAATCTATATCCTGGATCCAAACGTCGATAGAGCCATTGAAAAAGCATAACAAAGTCTTTTTGAGTAGGTGCTTTAAGTGTTTTGGGTGTCAGAGGATGCTTCATTTCCACTGCAAAACCATTCTGTGTAAGATATTCGTAAATCTCTTGGGATATTGTTGCCATGTAACCTCTGTCTCGCGTTGGTCTCGGGTCTCTAGAGGCTGGCGGAAGACTAGAGCTGGGCGGTAGAACTGGAGCTCCAGACGAGTAGAAGGCAGAATTCCCACCACCAGCGATCCCAAAAGATGATTGACGGGAGACTGCCGATTGTGGGGGTTGGCGACGAACACTCGAGGGAGGGGCGCTTGGAATCATGCTTTTCCTTACGCTACCTGGGGCTGCTCCGCTACCCGGGCCATTATTACTACCCCCGGCACCGCTTACAGGTACACCACCTGTAAAATCTAACTGACCCGAGGAAGCTAGTGTATTTCGATTGTTGAAAACTCCACTTAAACCCCTTGAAGGCACAATCGACTGCCTTGCGCGACTAGCGGCACTGGGTGGCGCACCACCTACACCTCGTAATGCAGAAGGGGGAGCAATAGACGAAGCTCCTGAAAAGAGCTGCTGGCTTGTAGTGATTCCACCTGGTGCAAGAGATGGTCGAAAGGACGGTTTTCTGAGCCTGTTATTAGACGCTGGGGTAGCCATTATATTTAAGCTATGATTGTCCAAACTTGCCAacggttgctgctgatacgCTATCCTTGATTTACGACGTGTTGAATAAGACCCCTGTGAATAGCTCGGTTGTACAAAGTCTTGCTGCATTGAGCTGATTGAGTCTTTCTCGACGGACAATATTCTGGTAGGTAAGAAAAGGATCAGATTCTGTGATATTCAGGTAATCTCAAAGATTGCAATACGCAAAGCTTCTCACTTTATCTATAGATAAAGAGCAAGTGAAGCGCAAATCAACAGTACGTTCGATTAAATACCAAATTTCGTCGGCACACCAACTATGGTTCATTCAGTATTGTTACCAaggtttgtttatttttgttatcaGTACGCGCATCACGTACTTAGTCAATCTCTCATCTTCATGCACGTTCCCCGCGCGGCGCAAATGAAGCCGCAGATTTAAAGTTTGATCAAAGGATAGGAATCAGAGTGGTTAGTATCCTCCCTACCATTTTTTTACAGTCATTTCTATAAATTGAGTCTAATCCTATCGctaacaataataatatgaTTTGCTTGAATACAAGATAAAAAATTTCCCACCCCAAATAGTGTATGCGGCGAATATGCGGCTAgacccctgaaaaatcaTCCCGTCCCACCTAACTTATATTAAGCTACCGAACAATCTCCATATTTATTCCCTTGCTTTAATTCTGGTCCACTATTAGCCTTGGTtccttgaaaatattatgAGCATGTTGTGCAGACAAGGGGCGAGATACTTTTCCACTTCGTCTCTCAGATCGGTACGGTTGATCAAAACGGTACCTGAGCTCAGAGCatggagaagaaaacagatCGTAGAAAATAAGACTGTGGGCCTAGTTCCCACCATGGGGGCTCTGCACCAGGGTCATTTGAATTTAGTTTCTCAGTCCTGccaagaaaatgataatTGCGTGGTATCAGTTTTTGTCAATCCCTCGCAATTCGCACCTCATGAAGATCTCAATAACTATCCCAGAACATTAAAGTCAGACATTGACAAACTAGAAGCTTTGGAGAATGATATGAAATCGTCAGAAATAAttgtttttcttccttcAGTAGCCGATATGTATCCATCTGGTATTACTTTAGACGTGTCCCAACAACGAGGGGCATTTGTTGAAGTCAAAGGACTGAGCGAACAGCTGGAGGGTTTTATTCGGCCTCAATTTTTCCGTGGTGTTGCAACAATTGTTACTAAGCTTTTAAATATAGTTGTCCCTGAAAGGGCATATTTCGGTCAAAAGGATGTACAACAATCTATAGTGGTGAAGAGGCTCGTTAAAGAccttctgctgccaacAGAAATTAAAGTGGCCAAAACTTCACGAGAGCCTAACGGCCTGGCAATGAGCTCTCGTAATGAATATTTGACAACAGAAAGTAGGGAAAGAGCCAAGATACTATTTGAAGCATTATCAGCTGGAGAGGCCGCATATAAAGCAGGCAAGACTTCTCGACAGGAAATCATAGATGAAATTAACAGGGTGCTTAAGTCGTCTGATCTTCTGGTTGAGGTTGAATATATTGCATTATCAGACAAAGTTAGTCTGGAAGAAGTGGATAAAGTCGAAAATGGACTTGGTGCTATTATTAGCGCAGCTATACGGGTGCCTAATAAGGATGGCGGGAAGACTAGAATTATAGACAACATCATTCTCGATTAATCTTCGTCTGTGAAGTCAATTATGTAAATGAACGTCATCTTTGTAAATATTGTACATTAAAAAATGCTAACTATTGATTAATTTCTTCACATTCCTCTCCTGAAAGACTTTGTAACCTTCCCAGGAAGTACAACTACTGATTtcttttgctttttcttcttctctgtaTTCTTCCTTTCTCTCATCGATTGGTATAGCTCTGTGTCCTTTTCTATTTGTACTTGCAAGTCTTTTTGCTTGGAAAATGCCATCTCCGTTTCTATGTTTCCCGCCGAGTAACCCTTTTCTTTAATGCTGTAAAAAACCCCTCCTACTTCAGCTAACCATCGAGGATCGACTGCTGTCACTGTCGACATATATTGCTTTGATGTCAGAATAAGCTCATGATATACAAGATAATCGGGAAGATAGCCAAGGCCGTACAATGCAGAAGTCGGGTGAAGTTGCATTGTTACGTGAGTTCTTAGATTGACATACTCGCCGAGACCCTTTACTTTGGCTGCTTGGTGGAAATAGCCACTGCATATACATCTGCGGATAACATCCCAATCACCATGACATGATCTGATTGAGATATTTTGTGATTCAAGAATGAGAACAAGCTGATCGCGAACTTCATTGGCTCTTCTCAGGGATTTAGAATATAGAAAATGTTTGCCACACCATGCATCGGACTTCCTGTTAGATTTCCACTGAGTATAGACATGTAGTAATGTCAGATGGTCGGATTCTGGGACAAAAAACTTTTCCCTGGCAGCGTCAGATTCTTCTTGTCTCTCCTTTGGTCGATAGAAGACAGATGGCGTGGATAGCATGGACACGATTGTCAGCATTTCCTCGGTACATCCAATCTCGACAGATTCTATAATAAGTTTGGAAAGTGACGGGTCTATTGGAAGAGAAGACATTTTTTTCCCTAAATGCGTCAACCGACCAAAATTGTCAAGAGCCCCCAGGGCCCACAAATCATACAAACTAACTGTTAAAGTATCCATTGGAGGGGGGTCCATGAAATCAAATTCCAACAAATTATCAACACCTAATGATTTTAGAAGTAGTAGAGTATTTGCCAGATTTGTTCTTTGGATCTCTGGAATAGTTTGAGGATAcatttcttcctcttcagcGCGTTCGGTATATAGCCGATATGCAACACCTTTACCCGTTCTACCAGCTCGTCCCGATCGTTGGCCAGCATTTGCGCGTGATATAGGTGTAATCTGAAGAGAGTCCATTCCTAGCTTTGGATTATAAACCCGTAACTTTGAATAACCACTATCGACCACAAAGGATATACCATCAACTGTTAGAGAAGTCTCAGCAATATTAGTAGCTATTACGACTTTTCGACTACCATCAGGAGCAGGTTGAAAGATTTTGGCTTGCAAATCTGCTGGCATTTGTGAATAAATAGGCAGTATTTCGAGTGGAGCTGGTTTATCAAGCAACAACATGCGCTCTTTTAGCATCTCACAAGTTGcttcaatatcttcttGGCCAGTCATAAACACAAGAATATCCCCAAGCCCAGATTGCAAATGTATTGTCAGCACTTGCTTAACGGCGGCATCAACATAATCTTCTATAGGAGCTTTTGAGTGAAAAACATCAACCGGGAACGTTCTACCGGGAATAGTAAATTGAGGTGCCCCACCATAGAATTGCGAAAACCTGTCAGCATTCAGAGTTGCCGATGTTATGATAAGCTTGATGTCTCTCCTTTTAAGTAGGATCTTCTTGAACAATCCCATTAGTATATCAGTATTGAGAGACCTTTCATGTGCCTCGTCCATAATAACACAAGAATACTTTGATAGAACAGAGTCGACAAGCGATTCTCGCAGAAGCACACCATCTGTCATATACTTTATTTTAGTTTTCGAACTGGTGCAGTCCTCAAATCTGATAGCGTATCCTACCTCATCACCTAATTTCACTTCCATTTCCTCACTAACACGCCTGGCAACACTCATAGCAGCAACTCTTCTCGGTTGTGTACAACCTATTAGGCCCCGGCTACCATAGCCATCCTCAAGTAAAAATTGGGTTAACTGAGTAGTCTTACCAGATCCCGTTTCGCCAATTACTACAATAACCTGATTATCTCGAATAACTTTTAAAAGCTGTTCGCGAACTGCAAAGGCAGGCAAGAATTGTCTTTGTTCTTTAAGGGACTTTTCTCGACTGAACTTGGATGCCTGGTTAGAGTTCGATGACAAAAAATCCGAAAACTTGTTTGACTGATTGGTACTCGAAGCTGCATCCTCATCCTCGCCTGTTTTTATACCCATCACATTACCTAATGTGGTTCCAGCGAGACTAGCAGCCTGTTTAGCTTGTTGCTGGCGTTCTCTCTGCTGACGTCTCTCCCTTACAATGGCAGATCCTTTTCTTGCAAAAACAGCCAAGTCACTTTGGGGATCTCGTACAGCTGAGATTGGATCTTTCTGTGTAGTAAAAATTTGATGTCCATCAAGAAAAGGAGGCTTCAGAGAGCGCACAAACAAATGTACTCTTTTCTCCTCCTCAttgtcaaaatcaaaatcgaCAACATTCGAGCCTGCTACTCCAGATGTTCTCATTCTGTTCTGTTCCCACATGTCCATGTCTTTGTGCCTTTGTCTTGTCTGCATAGatattcttttttgaaCCTTGGCCTCTAGGACAGCATTTGCTTCTGAGACCCCACCGAGGAATTGGTCATCATCGCCAGCAGTTTGTCCGAATTCGTCAGCATTATACCAGTCGCGGTCTAGAGCCGCTAAAGACTCTTCATCATATCCAGGGGAGTGTGAAGGTGAAGGTGAATGTGAAGATGTCTGCGAgtcagaaaaagaagactTCCCTCTAACTAAGAATCGACCAGACAGATCTCCACTATTATTTGATGTGATGAATCTCTTTTTCGTATCATGGGTTCTAGTCGCTTTAGAATTCCGCGTGCTTGTAGGATTATCAAAGTTTTCAGACTCAGAATAAGAGATCGCTCTCTTTTTTCTGATGTCGTCTAGTTTTTGTCGCGCGGTCTCTGATATACCCCTCTTAACCACAAGCTGCGGGCctaaatatatatcttctTGATCGTGATCATGACGTGAGATTGATTCTAGTTTTGGTCTTCTTTGATTAGGAGATCTCTGGGTTAATTTAAAATTCTGTTCTACTTGAGTGaattctggttcttcttttggttcATCTTTGACTTCAATTTTATTGGTTGGTTCAAATCGGTCAAGGTTGTCGTCTAGTGGCGAAGCTGATTGGACTTCAAGTTTCACTTCAATGGGTCCATCAGTTCCAATACTGTGGTTcgcattattattttcacaCTTTCGTTCCTTGTAGACACCTATTAAAAACTCCTTATCAAATCTCCCAAATATCATACAAGACCGTATGAACGCATCAATGCCATTTTGATTGTCGGCCAGTCTCAGCACTTGAGCTGCTATTGCTTCATTTGGTCTATCTCTATTCAATTGCAGAGCTATCTGCCTTGCCAATTGCGAGATATACTCTGGGTCGTCTACCATTATGTAATGGTAATATTGGTGTTTGGTCTACATCACTAACCAGGATCAATAATAATGTAGGCAGGGTCCAAATCTAAAAGCCTTTGGGGTTAGGGTACAATATTAGGGTTACATCCGCATGAATTTTTTGGTCTACTCAAGTTCGATACATCGTAACTTCGACATCCAGCTGACAGACCGGTCAACGCTTATGAATAGAACAATGCTTTCTAAACATAGAGTCACTCTTGGACTGAGTGGAAATTCGTTTCTTCGATCCATTAGAAATGCATCATCTAAGCACACAAATCCTGGTAGAGAGGCTATTCCAACTCGATTTCCCACCCTTTATAATCCAAAACGTTCAGCAtccaataataaaattcAACTCCCTATAGGGCTGGTGTATAACCCGGCGCCGGCAGCTCCCAGTCCCTATGAGACACCAGCTGCTTTTCTGCCAAAAGAGGACAAGCGAACTGTTGTGGTAAACAGTGAAGAATTCCCAGTAGACAAAATCCCGGCTCTCAAAGAGCCTCTGGAGAAAAAATACAATTTGACTGAAAAGGATCTTATTGAAATTCATAATCTCAGAACGTCAGATCCTAATAAATGGACTCGAAGAGCCCTGGCGGAAAAGTTCAGCTGTTCAGAGTTTATGATTTCAGTTgcatcaaaaccaaatcctgaatataaaaaagaaatggatGAGAGGCTAGAAACTATTAAAGAATCGTGGTCACCACGAAGAGCCAGAGCAAGAAATGACCGACAGCGGAGAAAGCGACTATGGATTCGGGATGCCCAGTAGAGGTGAATTATGAAGTATTGCGGCTCTAACGAAGATTTTCGaattgtaaataaataaattgcATGCTATATTCTGGCTTAATGTAAACAATGAATATTATGAATAGATTCATTCTTGATAAAGATGATAGAAGGGGGGTAGATGGATGTATGCTATTTTCATTGAAAATCGCCAAAATCGTCATCGGTAGCTAAGGGCTTGGGGGGAGATGCCTGACGGTTTTTTGAGCGCCGGGAAGATGGCGGTGGGGGAAGAAGCATTGGGATTACCGTGTTAgcttcagcatcttccGTAGAATCATCTTTCGCACCATTGGACCCACTGATATTTACGTGAATCATTTGACCCTCTTTCAAAGAATAGTCTTTCTGTTGATCTATATGTTTCGAGGGATTAAGAAACTGCTGTCCTGCTTGTGGATTGGAATGCCTTTTGTAATCTTGCAATGCAATATTGAACTCAAACGATGAGTTCCTATCAGGAAATCCCATCCCCAATACAGCCCGTCTGTCTCCGTCAACTACAGTGATTGCAAAGAATCTAGATGAATCAGAGGCAGCTGTCACACCATTCCCATCCTTAGAATACGGGGCAATGGCAAACAGCTCTCCAGAATTCGAGTCTTCGAGCTTCAAGTGACAGTCTATTTTGTTCGCGCTATGAGTTTGGCTAATACCTTCCACCTCTACTACCCTCAACCTTCCCTGCCATAGTGGGTTATCAACTGGCCATTGACCAGCAACATGACCAGCAGATATACTCTTCAAGGGGGGAAtcgaataaatataaaccaAGGGACAAGTGAATAGGGTAGTTTCAATAAGGTCGCTCATTATAACTAAGACATCTGTTACAGTAACTCATGCTTGAGGTCGGTTCATGGAGCCTGACTTTAGAGAGACGCCGCATGCTAAACCTGCAGCAGACTCATTATCAACGAGGATTGAACTCTACCTTTTAACATATAGCTACACAGACATCATgcccccaccaccagtatacgatgacgatggtgAGTTGAATCTGTCAAGTTAATCAATTGCTAGAAATCCTAACTAAAGTTTTAGATCTGATCGATTATGACGAAGAGTACTACGAGGATGGTGAGTCTGATTTGAAATTCTAAAGTCTACAAATGAAGACAGATGAAGATACTAACAATGAATATAGAGATGGATTCTGGAGATGAAGGTAAGCTGTAACAACATATTGAATAAATGTCCAAGATCTAACttatttgaagaagacctTATGATGGCCGTGGTCCAAGTCAAGTCATTATTAGGGGGTCTCAAAGTTAACGATGACGAGATCAAGGAGTCAATATACCACTATGACTTTGATGTGGATAAGGTGGcgaaatatttcaaagataaagaagagaaaaagaaaaaaaaagcgTCTCTCTCTGCTATATCCGCTACCTCAAAAGCAGattcaaaattaaaaaatctCATTTCTCAGAGAAGTGAAAGCAAAGGTAAGTTTATGGTGGGGATATAATGATAAGGTTTGTTAAAGTTATGTGCAATTTCTAAGGTTTTTATATCAAGGTCTCACAGGGTTGGAATCGCAACCAGTTTCAAAATTGACTGCCCTCGCCAAATCCAGAAGTGGTAGAGGCGCAGATGACGGCTTGGCTTCATCGAAGGTCGCACTGAAATCAGTTGGTCTGCtgaataaaattaattcGCCAAAATCATTGGGATCCAGCACTTCGACTATTAATGAGGGTGAACTTGGGACTAGAAATAAATTGTCTGCCT
This window harbors:
- the MRPL20 gene encoding mitochondrial 54S ribosomal protein YmL20 (Mitochondrial ribosomal protein of the large subunit; GO_component: GO:0005762 - mitochondrial large ribosomal subunit [Evidence IPI] [PMID 12392552]; GO_component: GO:0005739 - mitochondrion [Evidence IEA,IEA]; GO_component: GO:0005739 - mitochondrion [Evidence IDA] [PMID 16823961]; GO_component: GO:0030529 - ribonucleoprotein complex [Evidence IEA]; GO_component: GO:0005840 - ribosome [Evidence IEA]; GO_function: GO:0003735 - structural constituent of ribosome [Evidence IPI] [PMID 12392552]; GO_process: GO:0032543 - mitochondrial translation [Evidence IC] [PMID 12392552]), which encodes MLSKHRVTLGLSGNSFLRSIRNASSKHTNPGREAIPTRFPTLYNPKRSASNNKIQLPIGLVYNPAPAAPSPYETPAAFLPKEDKRTVVVNSEEFPVDKIPALKEPLEKKYNLTEKDLIEIHNLRTSDPNKWTRRALAEKFSCSEFMISVASKPNPEYKKEMDERLETIKESWSPRRARARNDRQRRKRLWIRDAQ
- the PRP16 gene encoding DEAH-box RNA helicase PRP16 (DEAH-box RNA helicase involved in second catalytic step of splicing and in exon ligation; exhibits ATP-dependent RNA unwinding activity; mediates the release of Yju2p and Cwc25p in the second step; in the absence of ATP, stabilizes the binding of Cwc25p to the spliceosome in the first catalytic step; GO_component: GO:0071007 - U2-type catalytic step 2 spliceosome [Evidence IDA] [PMID 1825134]; GO_component: GO:0005634 - nucleus [Evidence IEA,IEA]; GO_function: GO:0005524 - ATP binding [Evidence IEA,IEA]; GO_function: GO:0008026 - ATP-dependent helicase activity [Evidence IEA]; GO_function: GO:0008186 - RNA-dependent ATPase activity [Evidence IDA] [PMID 1825134]; GO_function: GO:0004386 - helicase activity [Evidence IEA,IEA]; GO_function: GO:0016787 - hydrolase activity [Evidence IEA]; GO_function: GO:0003676 - nucleic acid binding [Evidence IEA]; GO_function: GO:0000166 - nucleotide binding [Evidence IEA]; GO_function: GO:0000386 - second spliceosomal transesterification activity [Evidence IMP] [PMID 1825134]; GO_process: GO:0006200 - ATP catabolic process [Evidence IEA]; GO_process: GO:0000378 - RNA exon ligation [Evidence IDA] [PMID 23685439]; GO_process: GO:0008380 - RNA splicing [Evidence IEA]; GO_process: GO:0000350 - generation of catalytic spliceosome for second transesterification step [Evidence IMP] [PMID 16103217]; GO_process: GO:0000350 - generation of catalytic spliceosome for second transesterification step [Evidence IMP] [PMID 1825134]; GO_process: GO:0006397 - mRNA processing [Evidence IEA]), whose amino-acid sequence is MVDDPEYISQLARQIALQLNRDRPNEAIAAQVLRLADNQNGIDAFIRSCMIFGRFDKEFLIGVYKERKCENNNANHSIGTDGPIEVKLEVQSASPLDDNLDRFEPTNKIEVKDEPKEEPEFTQVEQNFKLTQRSPNQRRPKLESISRHDHDQEDIYLGPQLVVKRGISETARQKLDDIRKKRAISYSESENFDNPTSTRNSKATRTHDTKKRFITSNNSGDLSGRFLVRGKSSFSDSQTSSHSPSPSHSPGYDEESLAALDRDWYNADEFGQTAGDDDQFLGGVSEANAVLEAKVQKRISMQTRQRHKDMDMWEQNRMRTSGVAGSNVVDFDFDNEEEKRVHLFVRSLKPPFLDGHQIFTTQKDPISAVRDPQSDLAVFARKGSAIVRERRQQRERQQQAKQAASLAGTTLGNVMGIKTGEDEDAASSTNQSNKFSDFLSSNSNQASKFSREKSLKEQRQFLPAFAVREQLLKVIRDNQVIVVIGETGSGKTTQLTQFLLEDGYGSRGLIGCTQPRRVAAMSVARRVSEEMEVKLGDEVGYAIRFEDCTSSKTKIKYMTDGVLLRESLVDSVLSKYSCVIMDEAHERSLNTDILMGLFKKILLKRRDIKLIITSATLNADRFSQFYGGAPQFTIPGRTFPVDVFHSKAPIEDYVDAAVKQVLTIHLQSGLGDILVFMTGQEDIEATCEMLKERMLLLDKPAPLEILPIYSQMPADLQAKIFQPAPDGSRKVVIATNIAETSLTVDGISFVVDSGYSKLRVYNPKLGMDSLQITPISRANAGQRSGRAGRTGKGVAYRLYTERAEEEEMYPQTIPEIQRTNLANTLLLLKSLGVDNLLEFDFMDPPPMDTLTVSLYDLWALGALDNFGRLTHLGKKMSSLPIDPSLSKLIIESVEIGCTEEMLTIVSMLSTPSVFYRPKERQEESDAAREKFFVPESDHLTLLHVYTQWKSNRKSDAWCGKHFLYSKSLRRANEVRDQLVLILESQNISIRSCHGDWDVIRRCICSGYFHQAAKVKGLGEYVNLRTHVTMQLHPTSALYGLGYLPDYLVYHELILTSKQYMSTVTAVDPRWLAEVGGVFYSIKEKGYSAGNIETEMAFSKQKDLQVQIEKDTELYQSMRERKNTEKKKKQKKSVVVLPGKVTKSFRRGM